A genomic window from Oscillospiraceae bacterium includes:
- a CDS encoding CotH kinase family protein, with product MMKFKNNIHGIVSAALQHVFIYTVLSALIIGTAFFFSGCKPSMPNMSETARTKPETGYDTVGIGSKTGNTDDRIPRPQDHGIDAFSEYEVHTADELAALSVSDELYKSEHTPRITICSDIEINQDIVFNRAAFFIVNSKVSSTGAKLYINDKTASSVAFYIDKNGSLEGKYVRVNAPKCDLWWDGNYGLPTKLTVDERMNVKSFNGEQIIRTVLGGDSDAEILSLSVFKDNIELSGFSYNIDGNIIEVKIPYSVSDSDISKLSVRLSCSSGCKYSISSSSPEREKGLEGELFAVLSDSTGQTRGYSIRASRVTYDLPVVYINTAGHTGITSKLVYTDAVISIDSQTSALYNGLSLPQSSMKIRGRGNSSWFALPKKGYRLKLDKKASLFGLTENRDWVLVPSYADKSLIRNVVASAMSKQMENIMFTPTHVLVDVFLNGEYIGVYTLADKIEIGRGRVDIETSDTEDDTGYLLEVGWNYEEEMIYGKEYFDTQYVKRICVKEPEITQKYTSQMQFIMDYVKKAEAAIIARSGYEEYIDVDALIDWLIIHEFTNNTESAFYRSCYMFKTKGGKIEMGPVWDFDMSFGNFSGDIPDYNGWAISEAAYDYVGTTWATFLMKDPEFKTKFKERWNEKKESLLKAALDTVNESVKIIDKSKDENFRVWNIMGKLIGEGNVNYRAYNTYELQIQYLVNFINTRYAWIDDAVAEF from the coding sequence ATGATGAAATTTAAAAATAATATTCATGGTATCGTATCTGCCGCGCTTCAGCATGTTTTTATATATACTGTTTTATCTGCTTTAATAATCGGTACTGCATTCTTTTTTTCCGGATGTAAACCATCGATGCCGAATATGAGCGAAACCGCGAGAACAAAGCCGGAAACCGGATATGATACGGTCGGGATCGGATCTAAAACAGGAAATACCGACGACCGCATACCGCGTCCCCAGGATCATGGTATAGATGCCTTTTCGGAATATGAGGTCCATACCGCGGATGAGCTTGCCGCTCTTTCTGTTTCTGATGAACTATATAAATCAGAACATACCCCCAGAATTACAATATGCTCCGATATAGAAATCAATCAGGATATAGTTTTTAATCGCGCGGCTTTTTTTATCGTTAACTCAAAAGTAAGTTCTACTGGTGCAAAGCTTTATATTAACGACAAAACGGCTTCATCTGTCGCGTTTTATATAGATAAAAACGGCAGTCTTGAAGGGAAATACGTAAGGGTGAACGCGCCGAAGTGCGATTTATGGTGGGACGGCAATTATGGATTGCCGACAAAACTCACCGTTGATGAACGGATGAACGTCAAAAGCTTTAACGGAGAGCAAATTATCCGCACCGTGCTCGGAGGTGATTCTGATGCCGAAATTCTATCGCTGTCCGTATTTAAAGATAATATTGAATTATCCGGCTTTTCATATAATATTGACGGAAATATAATCGAAGTGAAAATACCCTATTCGGTATCGGATTCCGATATTTCCAAGTTGTCAGTAAGGCTTAGTTGCAGCAGCGGCTGTAAATATTCCATCTCTTCTTCTTCTCCGGAGCGGGAGAAGGGTCTTGAAGGGGAGCTTTTCGCCGTTCTCAGCGATTCTACGGGGCAGACACGAGGTTATTCCATCCGTGCCTCCAGAGTCACATATGATCTTCCGGTGGTTTATATAAATACCGCGGGACACACAGGAATAACTTCAAAGCTTGTTTACACCGATGCAGTGATTTCGATAGATTCGCAGACTTCCGCGCTTTATAATGGCTTGTCTCTGCCGCAGTCTTCAATGAAAATACGGGGAAGAGGCAATTCATCCTGGTTTGCACTTCCAAAAAAAGGATACAGGCTTAAGCTTGATAAAAAAGCGTCTCTGTTCGGTTTGACCGAAAACCGTGACTGGGTGCTTGTGCCGAGTTATGCCGACAAATCGCTTATTCGAAACGTGGTGGCGAGCGCAATGTCAAAGCAGATGGAAAATATAATGTTCACTCCGACGCATGTGCTTGTCGACGTTTTTTTGAACGGCGAATACATCGGCGTATACACATTGGCCGATAAAATCGAAATAGGTCGCGGCAGAGTTGATATTGAAACATCCGATACTGAAGACGATACAGGATATCTTCTTGAGGTGGGCTGGAATTATGAAGAAGAGATGATCTACGGAAAAGAATACTTCGATACACAATATGTGAAGCGTATATGTGTAAAAGAGCCTGAAATCACACAGAAATATACCTCTCAGATGCAATTCATAATGGATTATGTGAAAAAAGCCGAAGCGGCGATAATCGCGCGCTCCGGCTATGAGGAATATATTGATGTCGATGCACTTATCGACTGGCTGATAATACACGAATTTACAAACAATACTGAATCCGCTTTTTACCGGAGCTGTTACATGTTCAAGACAAAAGGCGGTAAAATTGAGATGGGTCCTGTATGGGATTTCGACATGTCCTTCGGCAATTTCTCAGGAGATATTCCGGATTATAACGGCTGGGCTATATCAGAGGCCGCATATGATTATGTCGGAACAACGTGGGCGACATTTCTGATGAAGGATCCGGAATTTAAAACGAAATTTAAAGAAAGATGGAATGAAAAAAAGGAATCGCTTCTGAAAGCCGCTCTTGATACGGTTAATGAAAGCGTAAAAATAATAGATAAATCAAAAGATGAAAACTTCCGCGTCTGGAACATCATGGGCAAGCTGATCGGAGAGGGGAATGTAAATTACCGGGCATATAATACGTACGAGCTTCAGATACAATATCTTGTCAACTTCATCAATACACGATACGCATGGATAGACGATGCCGTCGCTGAATTCTGA
- a CDS encoding GNAT family N-acetyltransferase, whose translation MNIKPVLKRKKDYIDLLLLADEQESMVDKYLERGDMFVLDDNGVKAECVVTKESDGIYELKNIAVNPDYQRKGYGKKLIEFLLSHYTDCRVMLVGTGDCASTLRFYKNCGFTESHRIKNFFTDNYDHLMYEDGKQLIDMIYLKIER comes from the coding sequence ATGAATATAAAACCAGTATTAAAACGAAAAAAAGACTATATTGATTTACTTTTACTCGCTGACGAACAAGAAAGTATGGTGGATAAATATCTTGAACGCGGCGATATGTTCGTCTTGGATGACAACGGCGTGAAAGCAGAATGCGTTGTGACGAAAGAATCAGACGGAATTTATGAACTAAAAAATATTGCCGTAAATCCCGATTATCAGCGAAAAGGTTATGGAAAAAAGTTGATAGAATTTCTGCTATCCCATTATACTGATTGCAGGGTTATGCTTGTCGGAACAGGTGATTGTGCTTCCACGTTAAGATTTTATAAAAACTGTGGATTTACAGAGTCGCACAGAATAAAAAACTTTTTTACGGATAATTACGATCATCTGATGTATGAAGACGGAAAACAGCTGATTGATATGATTTATTTAAAAATTGAGCGTTAA
- a CDS encoding STAS domain-containing protein has translation MKSKYSADGILTIRPSGDIDHHAARTLREEADVLIDDNHPKKVIIDLSGTEFMDSSGLGFILGRLRKCASQGISLALANPSGRTMRILEMAGADKMIEIISPEDGGKGAGIE, from the coding sequence ATGAAATCTAAATATTCAGCGGATGGTATTCTTACAATCAGGCCCTCAGGCGATATTGATCACCACGCGGCACGCACATTGCGTGAGGAAGCCGACGTTCTAATCGATGATAATCATCCGAAAAAGGTAATTATTGATCTTTCCGGTACCGAATTCATGGATAGCTCCGGACTTGGCTTTATTCTCGGAAGGCTGAGAAAATGCGCGTCTCAAGGAATTTCGCTCGCTTTAGCAAATCCTTCCGGACGGACAATGCGCATTCTCGAAATGGCCGGAGCAGATAAAATGATTGAAATAATATCGCCGGAGGACGGTGGGAAAGGAGCCGGAATAGAATGA
- a CDS encoding helix-turn-helix transcriptional regulator, whose protein sequence is MDEKKVGTRIAKLRAEHKMTQLELAAKLGVSDKSISKWEVGGCYPDVTLFPQIADLFNVTVDYIIRGTPRTVQHFFTGDFGFSETKVNDEFLSNGWKIINVTIATGSKENLFALVMEKTEFEE, encoded by the coding sequence ATGGATGAGAAAAAAGTAGGAACAAGGATTGCAAAATTAAGAGCAGAACATAAAATGACGCAGCTTGAGCTTGCAGCAAAACTCGGCGTCAGCGACAAATCTATAAGCAAATGGGAAGTTGGCGGCTGTTATCCTGATGTTACGCTGTTCCCGCAGATTGCAGATTTATTCAATGTTACGGTCGATTACATTATAAGAGGGACACCGAGAACCGTTCAACACTTTTTCACCGGCGATTTCGGGTTTTCGGAAACGAAAGTTAATGATGAATTTCTGAGCAACGGCTGGAAAATAATTAATGTTACAATTGCGACAGGATCGAAAGAAAATTTGTTTGCTTTGGTTATGGAAAAGACAGAATTTGAAGAATAA
- a CDS encoding sigma-70 family RNA polymerase sigma factor, giving the protein MIGNVNGYDNVHINSAEAIKAAQSGDNEMLSKITESNMGLVKSIAQRFCGRGAEYEDLVQIGAVGMIKAIRNFSPDFGCAFSTYAVPLIAGEIKRFLRDDGLVKISRTTKSNASIIARFTKDFQNAYGREPTMPEIIEGTAISEEDAVCAIEASRPVLSINEKRGDDDDFTLEDVIGDDSLSEVVDSIALSEAISLLSDDEKLIIRLRYFKGLTQQQCAKLLDSTQVRISRAEKKIIEKLKRNMAG; this is encoded by the coding sequence ATGATCGGAAACGTAAACGGATATGACAATGTGCATATAAATTCGGCGGAAGCTATAAAAGCGGCGCAAAGCGGCGATAACGAAATGCTTTCGAAAATTACAGAAAGCAATATGGGTCTCGTGAAAAGCATCGCGCAGCGTTTTTGCGGCAGAGGAGCCGAATATGAGGATCTTGTGCAGATAGGCGCAGTCGGAATGATCAAAGCGATAAGAAATTTTTCGCCCGATTTCGGCTGCGCGTTTTCGACATATGCAGTTCCGCTGATCGCGGGTGAAATAAAACGCTTTTTACGTGATGACGGGTTAGTTAAAATATCCCGTACTACAAAATCGAACGCTTCAATCATTGCTCGCTTTACAAAGGACTTTCAGAATGCGTACGGGCGAGAACCTACAATGCCTGAAATAATAGAAGGAACCGCGATATCCGAGGAGGATGCCGTATGTGCTATTGAAGCTTCGCGTCCCGTTCTTTCAATTAACGAAAAGCGCGGAGACGATGACGACTTTACTCTGGAGGATGTTATAGGAGACGATTCCCTTTCCGAGGTTGTCGACAGTATTGCTCTCTCAGAAGCAATATCGCTTCTCAGCGATGATGAAAAACTCATTATCAGGCTCAGATATTTTAAAGGTCTCACCCAACAACAATGCGCAAAGCTTCTGGATTCCACACAGGTCAGAATATCAAGAGCGGAAAAAAAGATAATTGAAA
- a CDS encoding AAA family ATPase — protein sequence MKNIYLIGGTMGVGKTTTSRIMKCKLDNSVFLDGDWCWDMHPFRVTDETKQMVMKNICFILNNFISCSVYENIVFCWVMHEQAIIDDILSHIYTANCKIHLISLVCSEQALRTRLIKDVKAGIRTDDVIGRSTVRLPLYEALNTIKVDVSDRSPEQAANYIIENC from the coding sequence ATGAAAAACATATATCTGATCGGCGGAACGATGGGCGTAGGTAAAACAACAACCAGTCGTATCATGAAATGCAAGCTTGACAACAGCGTGTTTCTTGACGGAGATTGGTGCTGGGATATGCACCCGTTTCGGGTAACCGACGAAACAAAGCAAATGGTGATGAAAAACATATGCTTTATTTTGAATAATTTTATAAGCTGCTCGGTATATGAAAATATCGTGTTTTGCTGGGTCATGCACGAACAGGCTATTATTGACGATATTCTATCTCATATCTATACCGCAAACTGTAAAATTCATTTGATATCTTTGGTATGCAGCGAACAGGCGCTGCGGACCCGTCTGATAAAGGATGTTAAGGCCGGAATCAGGACGGATGATGTGATAGGCAGAAGTACAGTACGCCTTCCGCTTTACGAAGCGTTAAATACAATTAAAGTTGATGTATCAGACAGAAGCCCGGAGCAAGCGGCGAACTATATTATTGAGAATTGCTGA
- the spoIIAB gene encoding anti-sigma F factor, translated as MKKTILNQMKLIFPSNSENESLARICISGFVIKLDITPEELADIKTAVSEAVTNCIVHAYKTEPGYITLEAKYRSDGNIYITITDKGCGIPDIALAMTPFYTTDKDSERCGMGFSIMKSFMNSLKVKSAPGKGTRVSMRKKLGMIK; from the coding sequence ATGAAAAAAACAATATTGAATCAGATGAAGCTTATATTTCCTTCAAATTCCGAAAACGAATCGCTTGCACGCATATGCATTTCAGGATTTGTGATAAAGCTGGACATAACGCCAGAGGAGCTTGCGGATATAAAGACAGCAGTTTCCGAAGCAGTCACAAATTGCATAGTGCATGCGTATAAAACTGAACCGGGATATATCACTTTAGAAGCAAAATACCGAAGCGACGGGAATATTTACATAACAATCACAGATAAGGGATGCGGAATACCTGACATTGCGCTTGCGATGACACCTTTTTACACTACCGATAAAGACAGCGAAAGATGCGGAATGGGCTTTTCTATTATGAAGAGCTTCATGAACAGTCTCAAAGTCAAGTCAGCACCGGGAAAAGGAACGCGGGTATCCATGAGGAAAAAGCTTGGCATGATAAAATGA
- a CDS encoding NAD(P)H-dependent oxidoreductase: MKIVLIHGQNHKGSTYHIGSMLAEKIGGKNEICEYFLPRDLNHFCIGCYSCIMDDTKCPYYTEKRVIMDSVEAADLLIFTTPNYCMMPSAQMKAFIDLTFNYWMSHKPRGCMFTKKAAVISTAAGAGAGKAAGGIAKTLFFWGVPYIKSYGIAVQAKCWDDVKPEKKNRIEHAMTKLAKKLSNGKPPRIGIKTRFIFNKMAGMQKAGWGSSTEKKYWEDNGWLGKARPWK, from the coding sequence ATGAAAATAGTTTTAATTCACGGGCAAAACCACAAAGGCAGCACCTATCATATCGGAAGTATGCTGGCGGAGAAAATCGGTGGAAAAAATGAAATTTGCGAGTATTTCCTTCCGCGTGATCTGAATCACTTTTGTATCGGGTGTTATTCCTGTATTATGGACGATACGAAGTGTCCGTATTACACCGAAAAGCGTGTGATCATGGACTCGGTCGAAGCTGCGGATTTATTGATTTTCACAACACCGAATTACTGTATGATGCCGTCCGCTCAGATGAAAGCCTTTATCGACTTGACATTCAATTATTGGATGTCTCACAAGCCGCGCGGGTGTATGTTTACAAAGAAAGCCGCCGTTATTTCCACGGCAGCCGGAGCGGGAGCCGGAAAAGCCGCCGGAGGCATTGCGAAAACATTATTCTTCTGGGGTGTTCCTTATATAAAGAGCTATGGCATCGCGGTTCAGGCAAAATGCTGGGACGACGTGAAGCCTGAAAAGAAAAACAGAATCGAGCATGCTATGACAAAGCTTGCAAAGAAGCTTTCCAATGGTAAACCTCCGCGCATCGGTATAAAAACACGCTTCATATTCAACAAGATGGCGGGAATGCAGAAAGCCGGTTGGGGTTCATCAACCGAAAAGAAATATTGGGAAGATAACGGCTGGCTCGGAAAGGCAAGACCGTGGAAATAA
- a CDS encoding TIGR03960 family B12-binding radical SAM protein codes for MIPEKLNNLLDSVSKPSRYIGGEYGEIIKDKEGKCSVAFCFPDNYEIGMSNLGIKILYGVLNELDFVRCERCFAPMPDMAELMKTNGVPLYALESADPVKSFDIVAFTLQYEMCYTNILYMLELADIEFYADKRPDLPLGEAPILLCGGPCTYNPEPFADFFDIMSIGEGEEALPELMELYRKCKDDGMKKIEFLRLASHLSGFYVPSLYKVDYNTDGTISKFAPLFPDVPARIKKRHVKDFENAYFPVKQVVPFTEAVHDRITLEVFRGCIRGCRFCQAGMVCRPIRERSAQKLNDIAKEVFKNTGYDEISACCLSISDYSQLEEFCDGLLSWCGAKSVNISLPSMRIDSFSKELLEKSDSLRKTSLTFAPEAGTQALRDRINKGVTEEDLMRSVGYAFDSGHTSVKLYFMDGLPTETDEDVIGIADLAQKCVNVYYKSESKPKGRGVNVNISVSCFVPKPFTPFQWDGQNMPDELMRKQKLIRENVRTKKISYAYHDARVSRIEAFFARGNRKLSKVIEAAYRNGQVFDAWDEYFIYDKWLSAAEEAGVDVAFFANRTFSRDEILPWDFLDIGISKAHLKREREKADRSEITIGKIYNK; via the coding sequence ATGATACCTGAAAAACTAAATAACCTGCTTGACTCCGTTTCAAAGCCTTCAAGATATATCGGCGGCGAATACGGCGAAATAATTAAAGATAAAGAAGGCAAGTGCTCGGTCGCATTCTGCTTTCCTGATAATTACGAAATCGGAATGTCGAATCTTGGGATAAAGATCCTCTACGGCGTCCTTAACGAGCTTGACTTTGTCAGATGCGAACGCTGTTTCGCGCCCATGCCAGATATGGCCGAGCTCATGAAAACAAACGGCGTTCCTCTTTACGCGCTTGAAAGCGCCGATCCTGTAAAAAGCTTTGACATAGTCGCCTTTACTCTTCAGTATGAAATGTGTTATACAAACATTTTATATATGCTCGAGCTGGCCGATATCGAGTTTTATGCAGATAAGAGGCCGGATCTGCCATTGGGTGAAGCGCCGATACTGCTTTGCGGCGGTCCGTGCACCTATAATCCAGAGCCGTTTGCGGATTTTTTTGATATCATGTCAATAGGCGAAGGAGAAGAAGCCCTGCCGGAGCTCATGGAGCTTTACCGTAAATGTAAAGACGATGGCATGAAAAAAATCGAGTTTCTGCGTCTCGCTTCTCATCTTTCAGGCTTTTATGTACCCTCGCTTTATAAAGTCGATTATAATACCGACGGTACGATTTCAAAATTCGCTCCGCTTTTTCCGGATGTTCCGGCGCGGATTAAAAAACGCCATGTGAAGGATTTTGAGAACGCATATTTCCCTGTAAAACAAGTCGTTCCCTTTACGGAAGCCGTTCATGACCGTATTACGCTCGAGGTTTTCCGAGGATGTATTAGAGGATGCAGGTTTTGTCAGGCCGGAATGGTGTGCCGCCCTATAAGAGAAAGAAGCGCGCAAAAGCTCAACGATATAGCAAAGGAAGTATTTAAAAATACAGGGTATGACGAGATTTCCGCGTGCTGTCTCAGCATCAGCGATTATTCTCAGCTTGAAGAATTCTGCGACGGGCTTTTATCCTGGTGCGGAGCCAAGTCGGTCAATATATCACTGCCGTCAATGCGCATAGACAGTTTTTCAAAGGAGCTTCTCGAAAAGTCGGACAGCCTCAGAAAGACTTCTCTTACCTTCGCGCCCGAAGCGGGAACCCAGGCGCTTCGCGACCGCATAAACAAAGGCGTCACGGAGGAGGATCTTATGCGTTCGGTGGGTTATGCTTTCGATTCCGGTCATACATCGGTAAAGCTTTATTTTATGGACGGACTTCCCACTGAGACAGACGAGGATGTCATCGGTATCGCAGATCTCGCGCAAAAATGCGTCAATGTGTATTATAAAAGTGAAAGCAAGCCAAAGGGCCGCGGTGTCAATGTAAATATCAGTGTTTCATGCTTTGTGCCGAAGCCTTTCACACCTTTTCAATGGGACGGACAGAATATGCCGGATGAGCTGATGCGCAAGCAGAAGCTGATCAGAGAAAATGTTAGGACTAAAAAGATATCATACGCATACCATGACGCCCGCGTAAGCCGTATTGAAGCTTTTTTTGCCAGGGGAAACAGAAAGCTTTCAAAAGTAATTGAGGCAGCATATAGAAACGGCCAGGTCTTCGATGCCTGGGACGAATATTTTATTTATGACAAATGGCTTTCGGCCGCCGAGGAAGCCGGCGTTGACGTCGCCTTTTTCGCGAACAGAACTTTTTCACGCGACGAAATTCTGCCATGGGATTTCCTTGATATCGGCATTTCAAAAGCGCACCTTAAGCGAGAGAGAGAAAAAGCCGACAGAAGCGAAATTACCATCGGAAAGATATACAATAAATAA
- a CDS encoding flavodoxin domain-containing protein: protein MNGIILYKSKYGATKKYADWLSEETGFRCVDTDKANQHDIAGCDTVILGGGIYASGIAGLAFLKKNIDQLSGKKLIVFCVGASPYNEAAFHEIVEHNMKDKLKNIPVFYCRGAWDIDSMSLMDKTLCKMLRKSVAKKDPSELEPWMTALISAGDEKCDWTDKAYLKPILDTLRKE, encoded by the coding sequence ATGAACGGAATTATTTTATATAAATCTAAATACGGAGCAACAAAAAAATATGCTGATTGGCTATCTGAAGAGACAGGTTTTCGTTGTGTCGATACCGATAAAGCAAATCAACATGATATTGCGGGTTGTGATACTGTTATTTTAGGCGGAGGAATATATGCTTCGGGAATTGCGGGGCTTGCTTTTTTAAAAAAGAACATCGACCAGTTATCAGGTAAGAAATTAATTGTTTTTTGCGTGGGAGCGTCTCCTTATAACGAAGCGGCTTTTCATGAGATTGTCGAGCATAATATGAAAGATAAATTAAAAAATATTCCCGTGTTTTATTGCAGAGGCGCCTGGGATATCGATTCAATGAGCTTAATGGACAAAACTCTATGTAAGATGTTAAGAAAATCCGTAGCCAAAAAAGATCCTTCGGAACTTGAGCCGTGGATGACAGCACTGATATCTGCGGGTGATGAAAAATGTGATTGGACCGATAAAGCCTACCTGAAACCGATTCTTGATACATTGCGGAAGGAATAA